A genomic window from Cutibacterium acnes includes:
- the dnaN gene encoding DNA polymerase III subunit beta, whose product MEIRLERDVMAEAVAWAARSLPNRPTVPILAGLLVRAEGDSVVMSASDNETSAQITLSAQVDEPGESLVSGKLLADIARSLPNKPVQITTDPAKMDLVCGSARFTLQALPVDEYPDLPQMPAATGTVDASVFSRAVAQVVVAAGRDELLPVFTGVRVEINGETLSLLATDRYRMALKEITWNPSATDAEATALVPAKVINETARSMTSGEHVTMNLSSGDSGEGLVGFEGDGANGVRRMTTRLLSGEFPKVRHLMDIKATRSVRARTDELINSVRRVSLVAERNTPLRMVINDDSVALSAATGDQAQASEAIEAVVTNHVDGEPTITAAGFNPHYLSDALGALDTPYVHFSFTAPGKPCLVTGLNDFDGKPETDYRHVIMLMRLPS is encoded by the coding sequence GTGGAAATCCGTCTGGAACGCGATGTCATGGCCGAAGCTGTCGCCTGGGCTGCTCGCAGTCTGCCGAACCGGCCGACAGTGCCGATTTTGGCTGGACTGCTCGTGCGAGCTGAGGGCGACTCGGTGGTGATGTCGGCCTCCGACAATGAGACCAGCGCACAAATTACCCTTTCCGCTCAGGTTGACGAGCCGGGGGAATCTCTTGTCTCTGGCAAGCTGCTTGCTGATATTGCTCGTAGCTTGCCTAACAAGCCGGTTCAGATCACGACGGACCCCGCCAAGATGGATCTGGTGTGCGGATCTGCTCGCTTTACCCTTCAGGCCCTACCTGTTGATGAGTATCCTGATCTGCCGCAAATGCCTGCAGCAACGGGCACTGTTGACGCCAGTGTTTTCTCCAGGGCTGTCGCTCAGGTCGTCGTGGCTGCTGGTCGTGATGAGCTATTGCCGGTCTTTACGGGTGTGCGCGTCGAAATCAACGGGGAGACCCTCTCGCTGCTGGCTACAGACCGTTACCGGATGGCTCTCAAGGAAATCACCTGGAATCCCAGCGCCACCGACGCTGAGGCTACTGCTTTGGTGCCGGCTAAGGTCATCAATGAAACCGCGCGCTCGATGACCTCTGGCGAGCACGTCACCATGAACCTTTCTTCGGGCGACAGTGGTGAAGGTCTTGTCGGTTTTGAAGGTGACGGGGCCAACGGTGTGCGTCGCATGACCACTCGCTTGCTAAGTGGGGAATTCCCTAAAGTGCGTCACCTCATGGACATCAAGGCCACTCGTTCGGTGCGGGCTCGTACCGATGAGCTCATCAACTCGGTGCGTCGCGTTTCCCTCGTTGCTGAGCGCAACACTCCGCTGCGGATGGTCATTAATGACGACTCGGTCGCCTTGTCAGCGGCCACGGGCGACCAGGCTCAAGCTTCTGAGGCCATTGAGGCTGTTGTTACAAACCACGTTGACGGGGAGCCCACTATTACCGCGGCAGGGTTCAACCCGCATTATCTGTCTGACGCCCTTGGTGCCCTGGATACCCCCTACGTCCACTTCTCTTTCACCGCTCCTGGCAAGCCTTGCCTGGTGACTGGTCTCAATGACTTCGACGGCAAGCCGGAGACGGATTACCGTCACGTCATCATGCTGATGAGATTGCCCTCCTGA
- a CDS encoding DUF6226 family protein: MTTIADVRTGVNRVFDALGAPSWSNPHADHFVAAEEEYSRVTDPERYHVLMLRLQAWQTVLAKLCDVDVDTMAKGRGRLQQRWSSPHSDTLPLYVSVVTFDQVPFVGLSATSDADPFDIIPDCACDACDHGSEDLLRVLDADLAAVVDGSLVVVTGPVVNGEPTFHLVGTGQGCASTWGGDEVGPLAEPEAVIDAIRSGDDPLLPPGCTVLHGRPWL, from the coding sequence ATGACAACCATCGCTGACGTCAGGACTGGGGTTAACCGCGTCTTCGATGCCCTCGGTGCGCCTTCCTGGTCGAATCCGCACGCTGATCATTTCGTTGCTGCCGAGGAGGAGTACAGCAGGGTCACTGACCCTGAGAGGTACCACGTCCTCATGCTGCGCTTGCAGGCGTGGCAGACGGTTCTTGCGAAACTGTGTGACGTTGACGTCGACACCATGGCCAAAGGTCGGGGCCGGTTGCAGCAGCGGTGGTCAAGCCCTCACAGCGACACGTTGCCTCTGTACGTGTCGGTGGTGACTTTTGACCAGGTTCCTTTTGTCGGGCTGTCCGCCACCTCGGATGCCGATCCCTTCGACATCATCCCGGATTGCGCTTGTGATGCCTGCGACCATGGTTCGGAAGATCTTTTGCGGGTTCTTGACGCGGACTTGGCGGCCGTCGTTGACGGTAGCCTCGTCGTTGTCACTGGGCCGGTGGTCAATGGTGAGCCGACATTCCATCTCGTCGGTACCGGACAGGGCTGCGCGTCGACCTGGGGAGGGGATGAGGTTGGCCCATTAGCCGAGCCGGAAGCCGTTATTGACGCTATTCGCAGTGGGGATGACCCGTTGCTGCCACCTGGATGCACCGTCCTACATGGCAGACCGTGGCTGTGA
- the recF gene encoding DNA replication/repair protein RecF (All proteins in this family for which functions are known are DNA-binding proteins that assist the filamentation of RecA onto DNA for the initiation of recombination or recombinational repair.): MWSEGVRMFVERLELVDFRSYVRADVPMAAGATTFIGSNGQGKTNLVEAVEYLSTLSSHRVSNDTPLVRLGADQAVVRGRVRAGTDDARSLLLEVEINARRANRARINRAPLTRPRDILGVLRTVVFSPNDLAVVRGDPSDRRAFLDGLVVTRWPRMAAVKSDYERVLKQRNALLKSLSGKGRSAGAEIGATMDIWDNELATIGAELLSARLDTLSAVMPLTSAAYREIAPVNDLTTASYKSTIDLEGLWSPPQERESSTPIDRKELANRFLDTLAKRRADELIRGVTLVGPQRDDIILHIGEMPAKGYASHGESWSLALALRLGSFQLLRDDGIEPVLVLDDVFAELDATRRDRLASSVVQADQVLVTAAVASDVPEILRGERFDVGGGQVLAYEGNNDD; encoded by the coding sequence ATGTGGTCGGAGGGGGTCCGGATGTTCGTTGAGCGCCTCGAACTGGTTGATTTCCGTTCCTATGTCCGTGCCGATGTCCCCATGGCCGCAGGGGCGACGACCTTCATTGGCTCTAATGGCCAAGGGAAGACGAACCTCGTTGAGGCGGTGGAATACCTTTCAACGTTGTCGTCGCATCGCGTCAGCAATGACACCCCGCTGGTGAGGCTGGGAGCCGACCAGGCGGTCGTACGAGGCCGGGTCCGTGCCGGGACCGACGACGCCCGCAGCTTGCTGCTGGAGGTCGAGATTAATGCGCGACGTGCCAATCGGGCGCGTATTAATCGAGCTCCGTTAACCCGTCCGCGGGACATTCTCGGGGTGTTGAGGACTGTGGTGTTTTCGCCTAATGACCTGGCAGTGGTGCGCGGTGATCCGTCGGATCGTCGAGCGTTCCTCGATGGCCTAGTGGTGACGCGGTGGCCCAGGATGGCCGCGGTGAAGTCTGATTACGAGCGGGTCCTCAAGCAGCGCAACGCCTTACTCAAATCCCTGTCCGGGAAGGGGCGATCGGCGGGAGCTGAGATCGGTGCGACGATGGACATCTGGGACAACGAGCTGGCTACCATCGGTGCTGAACTACTTTCGGCTCGGCTCGATACTCTGTCGGCTGTCATGCCGTTGACTTCGGCCGCCTACCGCGAGATTGCCCCAGTGAATGACCTCACCACTGCGTCGTATAAGTCCACGATCGATCTTGAGGGTCTGTGGTCGCCTCCGCAAGAAAGGGAGAGTTCCACACCGATCGACCGCAAGGAGCTCGCAAACCGATTTCTGGACACTTTGGCGAAACGACGTGCTGACGAGCTCATCCGGGGCGTTACCCTCGTCGGCCCGCAACGTGACGACATCATCTTGCATATCGGAGAAATGCCGGCTAAAGGGTATGCCTCCCACGGCGAATCATGGTCGTTGGCTCTGGCTTTGAGATTGGGGTCTTTCCAGCTTCTGCGTGATGACGGTATTGAACCCGTTCTCGTGCTTGATGATGTTTTCGCTGAGCTTGACGCGACGCGTCGAGACCGACTGGCATCGTCGGTAGTGCAGGCTGATCAGGTGCTAGTGACGGCCGCGGTAGCCTCGGATGTTCCCGAGATTCTGCGCGGGGAGAGGTTCGACGTCGGGGGTGGTCAGGTGCTGGCCTATGAGGGGAATAACGATGACTGA
- a CDS encoding DUF721 domain-containing protein: MTDGLDEGPTEEDRRLAADHDDEGVDVALAIARAARGEPAGTPRHDDDGEVLLPPPRRSAARKRRRRPSTPSWSGPKADGRDPMALGDAFTHLVQSKGWGRQVNLHLVLSRWPELVGPTNAEHSRPVKYQGTVLTVRTEATVWATSLRTIAPQLVAELNRRLGEGTVTRVVIEGPSAPSWKHGPRSVPGRGPRDTYG; this comes from the coding sequence ATGACTGACGGCCTTGACGAAGGTCCGACCGAGGAAGATCGTCGCCTGGCGGCTGATCATGATGACGAGGGTGTCGACGTTGCCCTGGCTATTGCTCGAGCCGCTCGTGGTGAACCGGCAGGAACCCCGCGTCATGACGATGATGGCGAGGTTTTGCTGCCGCCACCTCGACGTTCCGCTGCGAGGAAACGTCGTCGTCGCCCCAGTACCCCATCATGGTCCGGTCCTAAGGCTGATGGTCGCGATCCGATGGCCCTTGGCGACGCTTTCACCCATCTAGTGCAATCTAAGGGATGGGGTCGTCAGGTCAATCTACATCTGGTGCTTTCGCGCTGGCCCGAACTGGTTGGTCCGACGAATGCGGAACATTCGCGCCCGGTTAAGTACCAGGGCACAGTGCTGACAGTTCGGACCGAGGCGACGGTGTGGGCGACGTCTTTGCGCACCATTGCGCCTCAGCTGGTGGCCGAGCTCAATCGTCGTCTGGGGGAGGGGACCGTTACTAGGGTCGTTATTGAGGGGCCAAGTGCTCCCAGTTGGAAGCATGGGCCTCGGTCGGTACCGGGAAGAGGGCCGCGAGATACCTACGGATGA
- a CDS encoding ABC transporter ATP-binding protein, translating to MGDVRVNGISTRDLDLNQFYESVAYVSQDPPVFDGTIRENLLLQDTQDDKRALEVLNTLGLGEFLERGRGLDSEVGERGSMVSGGERQQLAIARILIHPKPLIILDEATSAMDSISEERSMAVIQQVASDSILIIVSHKLKTLATADEIIVLESGQLTERGPLAELVNDDGVFNRLWERQ from the coding sequence ATCGGAGACGTTCGCGTCAACGGTATCAGCACGCGCGATCTAGACCTGAACCAGTTCTACGAATCTGTGGCGTACGTATCCCAGGATCCACCCGTATTCGATGGCACAATTCGTGAAAACCTGCTGCTGCAAGATACCCAGGACGACAAACGTGCCCTAGAGGTATTGAACACCCTTGGGCTCGGTGAATTTTTAGAACGTGGTAGAGGACTCGATAGCGAGGTCGGGGAAAGAGGTTCCATGGTATCTGGGGGTGAGCGACAGCAGCTCGCCATTGCCAGGATCCTCATTCACCCTAAGCCGCTCATCATCTTAGACGAGGCTACGTCCGCCATGGATAGCATTTCTGAGGAGCGGTCCATGGCGGTGATTCAACAGGTTGCGTCAGACAGCATCTTGATCATCGTGTCGCATAAGTTGAAGACGTTGGCAACGGCGGACGAGATCATCGTCTTGGAGTCCGGACAGCTTACTGAACGTGGCCCACTAGCAGAGTTGGTTAACGATGATGGAGTTTTCAACAGACTTTGGGAAAGGCAGTAG
- a CDS encoding ABC transporter ATP-binding protein — protein MVLGVMRSFMENLGLNRFQAVLDQVSHNHVSVMTVAVYGGLTVDACVIAYLDEIPKTKLRQGIYYHFKLEAMKKATLVDFSSAKSYGTGALLQRIEAGASAGRQMICDFWLRALREVLPDIIFGLWFISRMDFRIALAVLLGYVVLLATTNLMLRRLYALKRNAVVDDELINRSISRIIMEFVSVRILGLGSRELAKTRRLCSENTNRSAKVVATHEFFFAFFALLIIIAKIATIVLFSFGKLSLSVGGLVALLLYMDRVYNPIAILNVLYVQYKLDRVSLERLEQFLLLPNDEGLTGGGMPSDAGAFATDHRRRSRQRYQHARSRPEPVLRICGVRIPGSTRIRWHNS, from the coding sequence ATGGTTCTGGGGGTGATGAGGTCCTTCATGGAGAACCTCGGTTTAAATAGGTTCCAAGCCGTGCTGGACCAAGTATCTCATAATCATGTAAGCGTCATGACAGTTGCAGTCTACGGCGGCTTGACCGTTGACGCCTGTGTAATTGCATATTTGGACGAGATCCCTAAGACTAAACTCAGACAGGGGATTTATTATCACTTCAAATTAGAAGCTATGAAGAAGGCCACGTTGGTCGACTTCTCATCTGCAAAATCCTACGGTACCGGCGCTCTATTGCAGAGAATTGAGGCGGGGGCCAGCGCGGGGCGGCAGATGATCTGCGATTTCTGGCTGCGGGCGCTGCGTGAAGTGCTTCCAGATATCATTTTCGGCTTGTGGTTCATCTCACGGATGGATTTCAGGATCGCTCTGGCGGTTCTTCTGGGTTACGTTGTCCTGCTGGCTACCACTAACCTCATGCTACGCCGCCTCTACGCACTAAAGCGAAACGCGGTGGTCGACGACGAGCTCATCAACCGGAGTATAAGCCGCATAATCATGGAGTTCGTCTCCGTGAGGATCCTGGGTCTGGGTAGCCGAGAGCTGGCTAAGACTCGTCGTTTATGTTCCGAAAACACCAACCGCAGCGCCAAAGTAGTGGCGACTCACGAATTTTTCTTCGCCTTCTTTGCACTCCTCATAATCATAGCCAAAATTGCCACCATTGTTTTGTTTTCGTTCGGAAAGTTGAGTTTAAGCGTTGGTGGTCTCGTGGCTCTATTGCTTTATATGGACCGGGTATACAACCCAATCGCGATCCTGAATGTCCTTTACGTACAGTACAAGCTCGACAGGGTATCGCTGGAACGGCTCGAGCAATTTCTTCTCTTGCCTAATGATGAGGGACTTACTGGGGGCGGCATGCCGTCTGATGCTGGGGCTTTTGCGACCGACCATCGGAGACGTTCGCGTCAACGGTATCAGCACGCGCGATCTAGACCTGAACCAGTTCTACGAATCTGTGGCGTACGTATCCCAGGATCCACCCGTATTCGATGGCACAATTCGTGA